In the Haliaeetus albicilla chromosome 7, bHalAlb1.1, whole genome shotgun sequence genome, one interval contains:
- the FKBP10 gene encoding peptidyl-prolyl cis-trans isomerase FKBP10, with the protein MSPGCLVLLLSILGALGLGDPGPLEDVVIDRYYIPKICLREVQMGDFIRYHYNGTFKDGKKFDSSYDRGATVAGVVGVGRLITGMDRGLQGMCVNERRHLIVPPHLGYGSIGVAGLIPPDATLYFDVVMLDIWNKNDKLQITTLSKPERCNRTVENSDFVRYHYNGTLLDGTPFDSSYSKDSTYDTYVGTGWLIKGMDQGLLGMCAGEKRSIIIPPFLAYGEKGYGTVIPPQASLVFSVLLVDFHNPKDGIFLEHLEVPESCKRRAVIGDFVRYHYNGTLMDGTLFDSSYSRNHTYNTYIGKGYIIPGMDQGLQGVCMGERRRVIIPPHLAYGENGTGNKIPGSAVLIFDVHIIDFHNPADPVEIETVYRPEGCNVTTRDRDFIRYHYNCSLLDGTKLFSSHDYEKPQEVTLGANKVIEGLNTGLLNMCVGEKRVLIIPPHLGHGESGARGVPGSAVLRFEVELISMEEGVPEGYLFIWHGDPPASLYEQMDLNKDGEIPADEFSTFIKTQVAEGKGRLMPSSDPEKVIADMFRNQDRNQDGKITSEELKLKSDEDQEKIHEEL; encoded by the exons ATGTCCCCGGGCTGCCTCGTCCTCCTCCTGAGCATCCTGGGGGCCCTGGGGCTGGGCGACCCCGGCCCCCTGGAAGACGTGGTGATAGACAGATACTATATCCCCAAAATCTGCCTGCGGGAAGTCCAGATGGGGGATTTCATTCGCTACCACTACAATGGGACCTTTAAAGATGGCAAAAAGTTTGACTCCAG CTATGACCGAGGGGCCACGGTGGCCGGCGTGGTGGGCGTCGGGCGGCTGATCACCGGGATGGACCGGGGGCTGCAGGGCATGTGTGTGAATGAGCGGCGTCACCTCATCGTGCCCCCCCACCTGGGCTACGGCAGCATTGGCGTGG CGGGGCTGATCCCCCCAGACGCCACCTTGTACTTTGACGTCGTGATGCTGGATATCTGGAACAAGAACGACAAGCTGCAGATCACCACCCTGTCCAAACCGGAGCGCTGCAACCGCACGGTGGAGAACTCGGACTTTGTGCGGTACCACTACAATGGCACGCTGCTGGACGGCACTCCCTTCGACTCCAG CTACAGCAAGGACAGCACCTATGACACCTACGTGGGCACTGGCTGGCTGATCAAGGGCATGGACCAGGGGCTGCTGGGCATGTGCGCCGGGGAGAAGAGGAGCATCATCATCCCCCCGTTCCTTGCATACGGGGAGAAGGGCTATG ggaccGTGATCCCACCGCAGGCGTCACTGGTGTTCAGCGTGCTGCTGGTAGACTTCCACAACCCTAAGGACGGCATCTTCCTGGAGCACCTGGAGGTGCCGGAGTCCTGCAAGCGCAGGGCTGTGATCGGGGACTTTGTCCGCTACCACTACAACGGCACGCTCATGGACGGGACGCTCTTCGACTCCAG CTACTCCCGCAATCACACCTACAACACCTACATTGGGAAGGGCTACATCATCCCCGGCATGGACCAGGGCTTGCAAGGGGTCTGCATGGGAGAGAGGCGCCGGGTCATCATCCCCCCACACCTGGCCTATGGGGAGAATGGAACAG GGAACAAAATTCCTGGCTCAGCCGTACTCATCTTTGACGTCCACATCATCGACTTCCACAACCCCGCAGACCCGGTGGAGATCGAGACCGTGTACCGTCCTGAGGGCTGCAACGTCACCACCCGTGACAGAGACTTCATCCGCTACCACTACAACTGCTCCTTGCTGGATGGCACCAAGCTCTTCTCCTC CCACGACTACGAGAAGCCCCAGGAGGTGACTCTGGGGGCCAACAAGGTGATCGAGGGCCTGAACACCGGCCTCCTCAACATGTGCGTGGGGGAGAAGCGGGTGCTCATCATCCCCCCTCACCTGGGCCATGGCGAGAGCGGAG CCCGGGGGGTGCCAGGCAGCGCTGTGCTCCGCTTCGAGGTGGAGCTGATCTCCATGGAGGAGGGGGTTCCCGAGGGATACCTCTTCATCTGGCACGGGGACCCGCCGGCGAGCCTCTACGAGCAAATGGACCTGAACAAGGACGGGGAGATCCCCGCTGACGAG TTCTCTACCTTCATCAAGACCCAGGTGGCAGAAGGGAAAGGCCGCCTCATGCCCAGCTCCGACCCGGAGAAAGTCATCGCCGACATGTTCAGGAACCAGGACCGCAACCAGGACGGGAAGATCACCTCTGAGGAGCTGAAGCTGAAGTCGGATGAGGACCAGGAGAAGATCCACGAGGAGCTCTGA
- the P3H4 gene encoding endoplasmic reticulum protein SC65, producing the protein MGGGAAPALPPPLLVLVLLAAGLCGAQYEEYSVRGFPAAALEPLQRAYARALAQYAGAQWAESARALEASLRLHRLLRDSEAHCHRRCAAPAEGDPARGDPAEGEPAEWEWEREMQLFGRLLRRAGCLRACKRDLPVFQLRYPPAQTLRDFQRRLPYQYLHYALFKSNKIEKAVSAAHTFLQKNPKHEMTLKYLNYYRTMLDVDEYLVDLEAQPYEPIFVRSVKLYNNGDFRSSAADMEQALTEYYKAYEDCLAGCEGAYELQEFKDFYPSIADHFVSVLQCKVDCETELTPNVGGYFVEKFVATMYHYLQFAYYKLNDVRDAVRSVSSYMLFDPDDAVMQQNLVYYRFHRERWRLQEEDFNPRPEAVRYHNRTAAQKKMLDFARQYLQADDEMEVDSGEETEARNLPSDGEFEGEGDYEEGFFAEWWQEPKTKGDKADQETLR; encoded by the exons atgggcggcggcgcggcgccggcgctgccgccgccgctgctggtgctggtgctgctggcggCGGGGCTGTGCGGGGCGCAGTACGAGGAGTACAGCGTGCGCGGGTTCCCCGCGGCCGCGCTGGAGCCGCTGCAGCGCGCCTACGCGCGGGCGCTGGCGCAGTACGCGGGGGCGCAGTGGGCGGAGAGCGCCCGGGCGTTGGAGGCCAGCCTGCGCCTCCACCGCCTGCTGCGCGACAGCGAAGCCCACTGCCACCGCCGCTGCGCCGCGCCCGCGGAGGGGGACCCCGCGCGGGGGGACCCCGCGGAGGGGGAGCCCGCGGAGTGGGAGTGGGAGAGGGAGATGCAGCTCTTCGGGAGGCTGCTGCGCCGGGCCGGCTGCTTGCGCGCCTGCAAGCGCGACCTGCCCGTCTTCCAGCTGCGCTACCCCCCCGCGCAGACGCTGCGCGACTTCCAGCGCCGCCTGCCCTACCAGTACCTGCACTACGCGCTCTTCAAG tcaAATAAGATTGAGAAAGCGGTGTCCGCTGCCCACACCTTCCTGCAGAAGAACCCCAAGCACGAGATGACCTTGAAGTACCTGAACTATTACAGGACGATGCTGGATGTGGATGAATACCTGGTTGACCTGGAGGCTCAGCCCTATGAG CCGATATTCGTGCGGTCGGTGAAGCTGTACAACAACGGGGATTTCCGGAGCAGCGCGGCCGACATGGAGCAGGCGCTGACTGAGTACTACAAGGCGTACGAGGACTGCCTGGCTGGCTGTGAGGGTGCCTACGAGCTGCAGGAATTCAAGGACTTCTACCCCTCCATCGCAG ACCACTTCGTGAGCGTGCTGCAGTGCAAGGTGGACTGCGAGACTGAGCTCACCCCCAATGTGGGTGGCTACTTCGTGGAGAAGTTTGTGGCCACCATGTACCACTACCTGCAGTTTGCCTACTACAAGC TGAACGACGTGCGGGACGCGGTGCGCAGCGTCTCCAGCTACATGCTCTTCGATCCGGACGATGCCGTGATGCAGCAGAACCTGGTCTACTACCGCTTCCACCGTGAGCGCTGGCGCCTGCAGGAGGAGGACTTCAATCCCCGGCCG GAAGCCGTGCGCTACCACAACCGGACAGCCGCCCAGAAGAAGATGCTGGACTTCGCCAGGCAGTACCTGCAGGCTGACGACGAG ATGGAGGTGGACAGCGGCGAGGAGACAGAGGCACGGAACCTGCCCTCTGACGGCGAATTCGAGGGCGAAGGCGACTACGAGGAGGGCTTCTTCGCGGAGTGGTGGCAGGAACCCAAGACCAAGGGGGACAAAGCCGACCAAG AGACCCTGCGATGA
- the JUP gene encoding junction plakoglobin produces the protein MEVMNMMEQPIKVTEWQQTYTYDSGIHSGVNTQVPSVSSKCLGDDDEVYGKQYTIKKTTTTSYCQGGSQGQSQAQADMEAQLAMTRAQRVRAAMYPETVEDRSLLITTQLEGQQTNVQRLAEPSQMLKSAIVHLINYQDDAELATRAIPELTKLLNDEDPVVVSKAAMIVNQLSKKEASRRALMQSPQIVAAVVRTMQSTSDLDTARCTTSILHNLSHHREGLLSIFKSGGIPALVRMLSSPVESVLFYAITTLHNLLLYQEGAKMAVRLADGLQKMVPLLNKNNPKFLAITTDCLQLLAYGNQESKLIILANGGPQALVQIMRSYNYEKLLWTTSRVLKVLSVCPSNKPAIVEAGGMQALGKHLTSSSPRLVQNCLWTLRNLSDVATKQEGLDGVLKILVNQLSSDDVNVLTCATGTLSNLTCNNSKNKTLVTQSNGVEALIHTILRAGDKEDITEPAVCALRHLTSRHPEAEMAQNSVRLNYGIPAIVKLLNQPNQWPLVKATIGLIRNLALCPANHAPLQEAAVIPRLVQLLVKAHQDAQRHVAAGTQQPYTDGVKMEEIVEGCTGALHILARDPMNRMEIFRLNTIPLFVQLLYSPVENIQRVAAGVLCELAQDKEAADAIDAEGASAPLMELLHSRNEGTATYAAAVLFRISEDKNPDYRKRVSVELTNSLFKHDPAAWEAAQSMIPINEPYSDELDPGYRPMYSGDIPLDPIDMHMDMDGDYPMDAYSDGVRAPFADHMLA, from the exons ATGGAGGTGATGAACATGATGGAGCAGCCGATCAAGGTGACAGAGTGGCAGCAAACCTACACCTACGACTCGGGCATCCACTCCGGTGTCAACACCCAGGTGCCCTCCGTCAGCAGCAAGTGCCTCGGGGACGATGATGAGGTCTACGGGAAGCAGTACACCATCAAGAAGACGACCACCACGAGCTACTGCCAGGGAGGGAGCCAGGGCCAGAGCCAAGCGCAAG CGGACATGGAGGCTCAGCTGGCCATGACCCGGGCCCAGCGTGTCCGGGCCGCCATGTACCCCGAGACGGTGGAGGACCGCTCCCTGCTCATCACCACCCAGCTGGAGGGGCAGCAGACCAACGTGCAGCGCCTGGCAGAGCCCTCCCAGATGCTGAAATCGGCCATCGTGCACCTCATCAACTACCAGGACGATGCCGAGCTGGCCACCCGCGCTATCCCGGAGCTCACCAAGCTGCTCAATGATGAGGACCCG gtGGTTGTCAGCAAAGCAGCCATGATCGTCAACCAGCTCTCCAAGAAGGAGGCGTCGCGCCGTGCCCTGATGCAGTCGCCCCAGATCGTGGCAGCCGTGGTCCGCACCATGCAGAGCACCAGCGACCTGGACACGGCCCGCTGCACCACCAGCATCCTGCACAACCTCTCGCACCACCGCGAGGGCCTGCTCTCCATCTTCAAGTCCGGCGGCATCCCGGCCCTCGTCAGGATGCTGAG ctcgCCGGTCGAGTCGGTCCTCTTCTACGCCATCACCACCCTGCACAACCTGCTGCTCTACCAGGAAGGGGCCAAGATGGCTGTGCGCCTGGCCGACGGCCTGCAGAAGATGGTTCCCCTGCTGAACAAGAACAACCCCAAGTTTCTGGCTATCACCACTGACTGCCTTCAGCTGCTCGCCTACGGGAACCAGGAGAGCAAG CTGATTATTTTGGCCAATGGAGGACCCCAGGCCCTGGTGCAGATCATGCGCAGCTACAACTACGAGAAGCTGCTCTGGACCACGAGCCGGGTGCTCAAGGTGCTGTCGGTGTGCCCCAGCAACAAGCCTGCTATCGTTGAGGCTG GCGGCATGCAGGCATTGGGCAAGCACCTgaccagctccagccccaggcTGGTCCAGAACTGTCTCTGGACCCTGCGAAACCTCTCTGACGTTGCTACCAAACAG GAGGGCCTGGACGGCGTCCTCAAGATCCTGGTGAACCAGCTGAGCTCCGATGACGTGAACGTGCTGACCTGTGCCACCGGTACCCTCTCCAACCTGACCTGCAACAACAGCAAGAACAAGACCCTGGTGACGCAGTCGAACGGGGTGGAGGCCCTGATCCACACCATCCTGCGGGCAGGCGACAAGGAGGACATCACCGAGCCGGCCGTCTGCGCTCTCCGGCACCTCACCAGCCGGCATCCCGAGGCCGAGATGGCGCAGAACTCGGTGCGGCTCAACTATGGCATCCCCGCTATCGTCAAGCTCCTCAACCAGCCCAACCAGTGGCCACTGGTCAAG gctacCATAGGCCTGATCCGCAACCTGGCCCTGTGCCCGGCCAACCATGCCCCGCTCCAGGAGGCTGCCGTCATCCCTCGCCTGGTCCAGCTGCTGGTCAAGGCTCACCAGGATGCCCAGCGGCACGTAGCAGCCGGCACGCAGCAGCCCTACACG GATGGAGTGAAGATGGAAGAGATCGTGGAGGGGTGCACGGGGGCACTGCACATCCTGGCCCGGGACCCCATGAACCGCATGGAGATCTTCCGCCTCAACACCATCCCTCTCTTCGTGCAG CTCCTCTACTCGCCGGTGGAGAACATCCAGCGTGTCGCGGCTGGTGTGCTGTGTGAGCTGGCCCAGGACAAGGAGGCGGCAGATGCCATCGACGCGGAGGGGGCCTCGGCTCCGCTGATGGAGCTGCTGCACTCCAGGAACGAGGGGACAG ccaccTACGCAGCCGCCGTGCTCTTCCGAATCTCAGAGGACAAGAACCCCGACTACAGAAAGCGCGTCTCCGTGGAGCTCACCAACTCCCTCTTCAAGCACGACCCGGCAGCCTGGGAGGCG GCTCAGAGCATGATCCCCATCAACGAGCCCTACTCAGATG AGCTGGACCCCGGCTACCGCCCCATGTACTCGGGTGACATCCCCCTGGACCCCATCGACATGCACATGGACATGGACGGGGACTACCCCATGGACGCCTACAGCGACGGCGTCCGAGCGCCCTTTGCTGACCACATGCTCGCCTAA